A section of the Triplophysa dalaica isolate WHDGS20190420 chromosome 8, ASM1584641v1, whole genome shotgun sequence genome encodes:
- the ttll4 gene encoding tubulin polyglutamylase TTLL4 produces MATSGVEDLANGPMRPALIVQAKSVVVHSPNVRGPPNSERKRLQGGAGDSLSHPNVRVLYDRPSGVSGIASQRAYPHVPTLSSPSAIRVTCLQSTSAYSLNGASKNLNKHSLSKSLPHINAAPAACHSHRQRHWNLDSFRLKSGLLGKRAFSPQRSVCPACPSPPKSIPQRASVVVEKNMPTNQSLPWSSSKLRDNSNGVVQPPNAKMPSYSNQETGDLHTPAIIVSRCNGSFSRGVKAVATKPSVPLKDSHADMLLNKCKAANDLQRIVEEAVRGSEHAACEAPQRVSGISSGVEFTASVKTLSRNNVHARHGTLNGPKPPSRFNGDCTVPICLSNEDKDSCVATPMETNSFDQIDNGPLTVVCDGKVQGNDCAILEVVDHVMTSPQSPSVYTVTNQISAIYLTKEECSPEDPSLCQPEEEKEHDPEVQRQHMLLDGDEEELPDKLENDSYDDDSDCDTSSTTSITATLNVEEPGIPDAQGDLVEKPALVPSHFPHMPPTLYFSTASEKVELLPPEQMNRLKWKITSVTPNVVKNTISRSHFKDTKKSHDWLGCWGHHMKSPGFKTIREYQKLNHFPGSFQIGRKDRLWRNLSKMKARFGKKEFGFFPRSFILPQDIKQLRKAWEEGASKHKWIVKPPASARGMGIQVIHKWSQMPRKRPLLVQKYLHKPYLISGNKFDLRIYVYVTSFDPLRIYIFNDGLVRFASCKYSPSMKTLSNKFMHLTNYSVNKKNSEYQSNSDDKACQGHKWALKALWQYLGSQGVNTTVIWEKIKDMVIKTIIASDPYVNGRMKKHMIPPYSCHELFGFDIMLDENLKPWELEVNISPSLHSNTPLDVSVKGQMIRDLLNLAGFMLPKIEDVPSDSASSSTSSLCGVARERWRADLSTDEKVKQAFYLSQRNGDQDFCATVLDVLTADDVRVLAESEDELSRKGDFERVFPSHTSTRYLRFFEQQHYLNILLNQWEQKYWLNRSIGINLLRDLCEKKVHLGNLADSVHHWSSKSYHGHRSFHTRSGLMFSQRSDAEDEDLSDQEVQSVTGSLPDMNLLSTVSLSPSPTSSSSTASDNPSSHDDL; encoded by the exons ATGGCCACCAGTGGAGTTGAAGACTTGGCAAATGGGCCTATGCGGCCAGCCCTCATCGTTCAAGCAAAGTCCGTTGTAGTTCATTCACCCAATGTTCGAGGGCCCCCCAACAGTGAAAGAAAGAGACTTCAGGGTGGCGCTGGCGATTCGCTGTCACATCCCAATGTAAGAGTGCTGTACGATCGGCCCTCTGGTGTCTCAGGAATTGCCTCACAACGTGCCTATCCACACGTGCCTACACTCTCGTCTCCATCTGCCATCAGAGTTACTTGCTTACAGAGCACAAGTGCTTATTCTTTGAATGGTGCtagtaaaaatttaaataagcACAGTTTATCTAAGAGCTTGCCACATATTAACGCCGCTCCCGCTGCATGCCATAGCCACCGTCAACGCCACTGGAACCTCGATTCATTCAGGCTCAAATCAGGACTGTTAGGAAAAAGGGCCTTTTCACCCCAACGTTCTGTTTGTCCTGCCTGTCCCTCCCCTCCCAAGTCGATTCCTCAAAGGGCATCTGTAGTAGTCGAAAAAAACATGCCTACCAATCAGTCTTTACCTTGGTCGAGCAGCAAGCTCAGGGACAACAGCAATGGAGTCGTGCAGCCCCCCAATGCCAAAATGCCCTCGTACTCCAACCAAGAGACCGGTGATTTGCACACTCCCGCTATCATCGTATCCCGCTGCAATGGATCTTTTTCGAGAGGCGTAAAAGCCGTTGCAACTAAACCATCCGTGCCTTTGAAAGACTCACACGCTGACATGCTTTTAAACAAGTGCAAAGCAGCCAATGATTTGCAGCGGATAGTAGAGGAAGCCGTCAGAGGGAGTGAGCACGCTGCCTGTGAAGCTCCTCAGAGAGTGTCAGGAATCAGCTCTGGGGTGGAGTTCACGGCCTCCGTGAAAACATTATCCAGAAACAACGTACACGCAAGACACGGGACACTCAATGGTCCGAAACCTCCCTCCAGATTTAATGGGGATTGCACTGTGCCCATCTGCCTGAGTAATGAAGATAAGGACTCATGTGTTGCAACACCCATGGAAACCAATAGTTTTGATCAGATTGATAATGGCCCCTTGACTGTTGTCTGCGATGGGAAAGTACAGGGAAACGATTGTGCCATTCTGGAGGTGGTGGACCATGTTATGACCTCTCCTCAATCACCTTCTGTTTACACCGTGACAAACCAGATATCTGCCATTTACCTCACAAAGGAAGAATGCTCTCCGGAAGACCCAAGCCTTTGTCAACCTGAAGAAGAGAAGGAACATGACCCTGAGGTTCAGAG ACAGCACATGTTATTAGATGGTGATGAGGAGGAGCTTCCAGATAAACTGGAAAATGACAGTTATGATG atGACTCGGATTGTGATACTTCTTCCACAACATCTATTACTGCTAcattaaa tgtCGAGGAGCCCGGGATCCCTGATGCACAGGGGGATCTGGTGGAAAAACCTGCTCTTGTGCCCAGTCATTTCCCCCACATGCCCCCTACACTATACTTCAGCACTGCCAGTGAGAAGG TGGAGCTCTTACCTCCTGAACAGATGAATCGGCTCAAATGGAAGATAACTTCAGTCACTCCCAATGTGGTGAAAAACACCATCTCCAGATCACACTTTAAAGACACCAAAA AGAGTCATGATTGGCTGGGCTGCTGGGGTCACCATATGAAGTCACCAGGGTTCAAGACCATTAGAGAGTATCAGAAG CTGAACCACTTTCCAGGCTCCTTTCAAATTGGAAGGAAGGACCGGCTGTGGAGGAACCTGTCCAAGATGAAGGCACGCTTTGGCAAGAAAGAGTTTGGCTTCTTCCCACGCTCCTTCATTCTCCCACAGGACATCAAGCAACTGAGGAAGGCCTGGGAGGAGGGAGCCAGCAAACATAAATGGATCGTCAAACCG CCTGCGTCTGCTCGTGGAATGGGCATTCAGGTCATCCACAAGTGGAGCCAAATGCCACGCAAAAGACCGCTTCTCGTGCAAAA GTATCTTCACAAGCCCTACCTCATCAGTGGGAATAAGTTCGATCTGCGCATCTACGTGTATGTGACCTCTTTCGACCCACTGCGTATTTACATCTTTAATGATGGACTGGTCCGATTTGCAAGCTGCAA ATACTCTCCGTCAATGAAAACCCTCAGCAACAAGTTCATGCATCTTACAAACTACAGTGTCAATAAGAAGAACTCTGAGTATCAGAGTAACAGCGACGATAAGGCCTGTCAGGGCCATAAATG GGCTTTGAAGGCTCTATGGCAGTACCTGGGTTCTCAAGGAGTCAACACCACTGTAATCTGGGAGAAGATCAAAGATATGGTCATCAAAACCATCATTGC GTCAGACCCATATGTGAACGGGCGGATGAAGAAGCATATGATTCCTCCCTATAGCTGTCACGAGCTGTTTGGCTTTGACATCATGCTGGATGAGAACCTGAAGCCGTGGGAGCTGGAGGTGAACATCTCTCCCAG TCTGCATTCTAACACACCACTGGATGTCAGCGTTAAGGGTCAAATGATAAGGGACCTGCTGAATCTTGCTGGCTTCATGTTGCCAAAGATAGAAGATGTCCCTTCAGACAGTGCCAGTAGCTCCACCAGCAG TTTATGTGGAGTAGCACGAGAGAGATGGAGAGCAGACCTTTCGACTGATGAGAAAGTTAAGCAAGCGTTTTATCTTAGTCAGCGCAATGGAGACCAG GATTTCTGTGCCACAGTTCTGGACGTGCTGACGGCTGATGATGTGCGTGTCCTGGCAGAGAGCGAAGACGAGTTGAGTCGCAAAGGAGATTTTGAGCGAGTCTTTCCCTCTCACACGTCCACCCGCTACCTCCGTTTCTTCGAACAACAGCACTACCTCAATATTCTCCTCAACCAGTGGGAGCAAAAATACTGGCTCAACAGGAGCATAG GTATTAATCTACTGAGGGATTTGTGTGAGAAGAAGGTGCACCTGGGTAACCTTGCAGATTCAGTTCATCAC tgGTCTTCTAAGTCATACCATGGACACAGATCCTTCCATACAAGATCTGG
- the si:ch211-67e16.11 gene encoding uncharacterized protein si:ch211-67e16.11 — protein MKFQCVSLFICALLVGESCGSQMKLSRLDRWVRTGVQYLKLNLCRRVSLPESECKKLSHLHLSGVAVYVSESHSAGKVLAILPDSYFTGTVPSKSADSSVDDESRTNEELYPGASAHDAVLVLDPSPGESFGHPVVLFYVNFNITKKKCAHMDGIYLGEECLTMAVKTRCQNQLKRRRSRSDRMVSRARARRSTTGRIGRMEHSSGHCEIHFLPLVVGVRDSNRTQRLRCVDHPDFARCPEPLPQSSPNVPISSCELNKNTRRCHQQRLATHLSCRLYQTCDHAVLLSGGWQEQITYQRHVQNLQLFYQMLRNNGFHKDHIKTFFAGSGQLAAKDADGMYPATEKEVIRNHISYICRKQHCADTLVLYLSSPTRNDGTMLLWDRNNNGIADLKERYSVGELLSDLAGCRARRVLLFVEQSYSGVLSKRLMGSLKHLNVVLLNGLSWVDTAEFWASLHPSQCLIDQLKSSVIPRLFDSAQGLLNVTLAGAPCNSTPPLTEAELRKEYMGCQNLPTALWYQKRPKSDNSRN, from the exons ATGAAGTTCCAATGCGTTTCTCTTTTCATCTGTGCTTTACTCGTTGGAGAGAGTTGTGGATCGCAGATGAAGTTGTCTCGTCTGGATCGATGGGTGAGAACTGGCGTTCAGTACCTGAAGCTCAATCTGTGCCGGAGAGTCTCTTTACCGGAGAGCGAGTGCAAGAAGCTCTCTCACCTCCACCTGAGCGGAGTAGCGGTGTACGTCTCCGAATCCCACTCGGCGGGGAAAGTGCTTGCGATACTACCCGATTCATACTTCACAGGGACTGTTCCGTCAAAGTCTGCGGACTCGAGTGTGGATGACGAGAGCAGGACGAATGAAGAGTTGTACCCCGGAGCCAGTGCGCATGACGCGGTGCTGGTTTTAGACCCCAGTCCCGGAGAGAGCTTCGGACACCCGGTGGTTCTGTTCTATGTTAACTTCAACATTACCAAGAAGAAGTGTGCTCATATGGATGGTATTTATCTTG GGGAGGAGTGTTTGACCATGGCGGTGAAAACGCGCTGTCAGAATCAGCTGAAGCGCAGACGGAGTCGCAGTGACCGTATGGTGAGCCGGGCGAGGGCCCGCAGGAGCACGACGGGGAGAATCGGCCGCATGGAGCACAGCAGTGGGCACTGCGAGATTCACTTTCTTCCCCTAGTGGTGGGAGTGAGGGACAGCAACCGAACCCAACGCCTGCGCTGTGTAG ATCACCCAGACTTCGCCCGATGCCCAGAGCCTTTGCCACAGAGCAGTCCCAACGTTCCCATCTCCAGCTGCGAGCTCAATAAAAACACCCGCCGGTGTCACCAGCAGCGGCTGGCCACGCACCTGTCCTGCCGCCTCTACCAGACCTGCGATCACGCCGTCCTCTTGTCAG GTGGCTGGCAGGAGCAGATAACATACCAGCGGCATGTGCAGAACCTACAGCTCTTCTACCAGATGCTCAGGAACAACGGCTTCCATAAGGACCACATAAAGACATTCTTTGCTGGGAGTGGACAGTTAGCAG CTAAAGATGCAGACGGGATGTACCCGGCCACAGAGAAAGAGGTGATCAGGAATCATATTTCGTATATCTGTAGAAAGCAGCACTGTGCAGATACTCTGGTTCTGTACCTGAGCAGCCCCACACGTAACGACGGCACCATGCTCCTCTGGGACCGCAATAACAACGGCATT gcgGATCTGAAGGAGCGTTATTCCGTAGGGGAACTGTTGTCGGACCTGGCGGGCTGCAGAGCCCGTCGAGTGCTGTTGTTCGTGGAGCAGAGCTACAGTGGAGTCCTCAGCAAGAGACTGATGGGATCTCTCAAACATCTCAATGTGGTGCTGCTCAACGGACTATCTTGGGTGGACACTGCTGAGTTCTGGGCCTCTCTGCACCCATCTCAGTGCCTCATAGACCAACTCAAG AGTTCTGTGATACCTCGACTGTTTGATTCGGCTCAAGGCCTGCTGAATGTGACTCTGGCCGGCGCTCCGTGTAACTCCACGCCCCCCCTCACAGAAGCCGAACTGAGGAAGGAATACATGGGCTGCCAGAATTTACCCACAGCTCTGTGGTACCAAAAACGGCCCAAATCCGATAACAGCAGGAATTGA